A part of Vicugna pacos chromosome 14, VicPac4, whole genome shotgun sequence genomic DNA contains:
- the SERTM1 gene encoding serine-rich and transmembrane domain-containing protein 1: MSEPDSSSAFSGNVENGTFLELFPTSLSTSVDPSSGHLSNVYIYVSIFLSLLAFLLLLLIIALQRLKNIISSSSSYPEYPSDAGSSFTNLEVCSISSQRSTFSNLSS, translated from the coding sequence ATGTCTGAACCTGACTCTTCATCTGCATTCTCGGGAAATGTGGAGAATGGAACTTTCCTTGAGCTTTTTCCCACATCCCTGTCCACATCGGTGGACCCATCCTCAGGCCACCTGTCAAATGTCTACATCTATGTGTCAATATTCCTCAGCCTTTTAGCCTTCCTGCTTCTGCTTTTAATCATTGCCCTCCAGAGGCTCAAAAATATCATCTCCTCCAGTTCCTCCTACCCAGAGTATCCAAGCGATGCGGGAAGCTCTTTCACCAACTTGGAAGTCTGCAGCATTTCCTCGCAAAGGTCCACTTTTTCAAACCTTTCGTCCTGA